Proteins from a genomic interval of Geodermatophilus obscurus DSM 43160:
- a CDS encoding Fpg/Nei family DNA glycosylase has protein sequence MPELPEVEALTAFLREHAVGSVVTRVDLAAVQAIKTFDPPLSALGGLELTGVARHGKFLDLDVSGLHLVVHLARAGWLHWRTGLPTAPPKPGKGPLAVRVHLEDGDGFDLTEQGTRKGLAVYVVRSPAEVPGIARLGPDALAVDRDTFVALLAGRSGQLKGALTDQTLLAGIGNAYSDEILHAARLSPFKMADKLSDDEALRLYDAMRATLTEALQRQVGQEAATMKGEKRSGLQVHARTGLPCPVCGDTVREVSFADTSLQYCPTCQTGGKPLADRRMSKLLR, from the coding sequence TTCCTGCGTGAGCACGCGGTCGGCTCCGTGGTGACCCGCGTCGACCTGGCCGCCGTCCAGGCGATCAAGACCTTCGACCCGCCGCTGTCGGCGCTCGGGGGGCTGGAGCTCACCGGCGTCGCCCGGCACGGGAAGTTCCTCGACCTCGACGTCTCCGGCCTGCACCTCGTCGTCCACCTGGCCCGGGCCGGCTGGCTGCACTGGCGCACCGGGCTGCCGACCGCTCCGCCGAAGCCGGGCAAGGGGCCGCTCGCGGTCCGCGTCCACCTCGAGGACGGCGACGGCTTCGACCTCACCGAGCAGGGCACCCGCAAGGGGCTGGCGGTCTACGTCGTCCGTTCGCCGGCCGAGGTGCCGGGCATCGCGCGGCTGGGGCCCGACGCCCTCGCCGTCGACCGGGACACCTTCGTCGCGCTGCTGGCCGGGCGCAGCGGGCAGCTCAAGGGCGCGCTCACCGACCAGACGCTGCTGGCCGGCATCGGCAACGCCTACTCCGACGAGATCCTGCACGCCGCGCGGCTCTCGCCGTTCAAGATGGCCGACAAGCTCAGCGACGACGAGGCCCTGCGCCTCTACGACGCGATGCGGGCGACCCTCACCGAGGCGCTCCAGCGCCAGGTCGGGCAGGAGGCGGCCACGATGAAGGGCGAGAAGCGCTCGGGGCTGCAGGTGCACGCCCGGACCGGTCTGCCGTGCCCGGTGTGCGGCGACACCGTCCGCGAGGTCAGCTTCGCCGACACCTCGCTGCAGTACTGCCCGACCTGTCAGACCGGCGGCAAGCCGCTGGCCGACCGGCGGATGTCCAAGCTGCTGCGCTGA
- a CDS encoding MBL fold metallo-hydrolase, giving the protein MRAIVGRRSPAGNHPSAVPAASSAGMLEVVPSSAARRTALALTATLAGPVAWVARAAWGLPTALGAGQREVQASAAGSPQFAEGRFHNRLSTPARPPANAQRGLLRQMHEERHTGLPARPIPLVRPELPAEAAELAVTWFGHSSALLEVDGRRVLVDPVWGERVSPSPLVGPTRLHPAPLPLEDLPQVDAVLVSHDHYDHLDLPTVRALLRSQSAPFVVPLGLGAHLRGWGVPEERVVELDWDGAVDVAGLTLTCTEARHFSGRFLTRDTTLWASWVVAGPRHRVFFGGDTGYTPAFAQIGALQGPFDLTLLPIGAYNDAWALIHMTPEEAVRAHGDLGGGLLVPVHWATFNLAFHRWAEPVQRLCAAAERSEARVAVPRPGQRVDVLAPPPLTDWWSPVGSLADEPAETGDGGAGSSVVARAASWLTARRMAD; this is encoded by the coding sequence ATGCGCGCCATCGTCGGACGCCGGTCCCCGGCCGGCAACCACCCGAGCGCCGTCCCCGCCGCGTCCTCGGCTGGGATGCTGGAGGTCGTGCCGTCCTCCGCCGCCCGCCGCACCGCGCTCGCCCTCACCGCCACCCTCGCCGGACCCGTCGCGTGGGTCGCCCGCGCCGCCTGGGGCCTGCCCACCGCCCTCGGCGCCGGCCAGCGGGAGGTGCAGGCCTCCGCCGCCGGCTCCCCGCAGTTCGCCGAGGGCCGCTTCCACAACCGGTTGAGCACGCCGGCCCGGCCCCCGGCCAACGCGCAGCGCGGCCTGCTGCGGCAGATGCACGAGGAGCGGCACACCGGCCTGCCGGCGCGCCCGATCCCGCTGGTCCGCCCGGAGCTGCCCGCGGAAGCGGCCGAGCTCGCGGTGACCTGGTTCGGCCACTCGAGCGCGCTGCTCGAGGTCGACGGCCGGCGGGTGCTGGTCGACCCGGTGTGGGGCGAGCGGGTGTCGCCGTCGCCGCTGGTGGGGCCGACCCGGCTGCACCCGGCGCCGCTGCCGCTGGAGGACCTGCCGCAGGTCGACGCCGTGCTCGTCTCGCACGACCACTACGACCACCTCGACCTGCCCACGGTGCGGGCGCTGCTGCGCTCGCAGAGCGCGCCGTTCGTCGTCCCGCTGGGGCTGGGTGCACACCTGCGCGGCTGGGGCGTGCCGGAGGAGCGGGTCGTCGAGCTGGACTGGGACGGCGCGGTGGACGTCGCCGGCCTGACCCTCACCTGCACCGAGGCGCGGCACTTCTCCGGCCGGTTCCTCACCCGGGACACTACGCTGTGGGCGTCGTGGGTGGTCGCCGGGCCGCGGCACCGGGTCTTCTTCGGCGGCGACACCGGCTACACGCCGGCGTTCGCCCAGATCGGCGCGCTGCAGGGCCCCTTCGACCTGACGCTGCTGCCGATCGGCGCCTACAACGACGCCTGGGCCCTCATCCACATGACGCCGGAGGAGGCCGTCCGCGCCCACGGCGACCTCGGGGGCGGGCTGCTGGTGCCGGTGCACTGGGCGACGTTCAACCTGGCCTTCCACCGCTGGGCCGAGCCGGTGCAGCGGCTGTGCGCCGCGGCGGAGCGCTCGGAGGCGCGCGTGGCGGTGCCGCGGCCCGGTCAGCGGGTCGACGTGCTGGCGCCCCCACCGCTGACCGACTGGTGGTCGCCGGTCGGCTCGCTCGCCGACGAGCCGGCCGAGACCGGCGACGGTGGGGCGGGCAGCTCTGTCGTCGCGCGGGCCGCCTCCTGGCTCACCGCCCGCCGCATGGCGGACTGA
- a CDS encoding Rieske 2Fe-2S domain-containing protein yields the protein MTGWYPVARAAEVGMEPLPVGAGGRAYVLVRLSPGAEVSAFPARCPHRLVPLSAATVVDGRLTCPYHGWQYDGEGRCLSIPSLGPDGTAPPRADLPVPWAVEERHGWVWLAPERTAVAPPRPAGDTGAELVPPPPAPDGPVLGNLDPALETAWHPVALSGELRPGGWLQVRLLGRTWTLRRTDRLEVDPPAYGVRERLGVVWLAPAEPRDVPLEVPEDRDRRFVTGWLPPQRSAGTAGVLADVLLDVAHMPFLHGGSTSAADHPEVAAHDVAPEPGGFRSAHEQWFDAVTDPGVATGERPLRQRRRATSVYRAPFQLLMRLESLDSGAVTTVQHLLQPEDADSTRIYTRLLLSSGPGNPLPAPADVEREVASAQRVLAEDLALVAHVAGQGLPLAGRDELHVRADRMGVALRRALCDFVLSAPRVTRRAA from the coding sequence ATGACGGGCTGGTACCCGGTGGCGCGCGCTGCCGAGGTCGGGATGGAGCCGCTGCCGGTGGGCGCGGGCGGCCGGGCCTACGTGCTGGTCCGGCTGAGCCCGGGTGCCGAGGTGAGTGCCTTCCCGGCCCGCTGCCCGCACCGGCTGGTGCCGCTGAGCGCGGCCACCGTGGTCGACGGCCGGCTGACCTGCCCGTACCACGGGTGGCAGTACGACGGCGAGGGTCGCTGCCTCTCCATCCCCTCCCTCGGCCCGGACGGGACCGCGCCCCCGCGGGCGGACCTCCCCGTGCCCTGGGCGGTCGAGGAGCGACACGGCTGGGTGTGGCTGGCCCCCGAGCGGACCGCCGTCGCCCCGCCGCGCCCGGCTGGCGACACCGGAGCCGAGCTGGTCCCGCCGCCCCCGGCGCCGGACGGGCCGGTCCTCGGCAACCTCGACCCGGCGCTGGAGACGGCGTGGCACCCGGTGGCGCTCTCCGGCGAGCTGCGGCCCGGCGGCTGGCTGCAGGTCCGGCTGCTCGGGCGCACCTGGACGCTGCGCCGCACCGACCGCCTGGAGGTCGACCCGCCGGCGTACGGCGTCCGCGAGCGGCTGGGGGTGGTGTGGCTGGCGCCGGCCGAGCCGCGCGACGTGCCGCTGGAGGTCCCCGAGGACCGGGACCGGCGCTTCGTGACCGGCTGGCTGCCGCCGCAGCGCTCGGCGGGGACGGCGGGCGTGCTGGCCGACGTCCTCCTCGACGTAGCGCACATGCCGTTCCTGCACGGGGGCAGCACCAGCGCGGCCGACCACCCGGAGGTGGCCGCCCACGACGTCGCGCCCGAGCCCGGCGGCTTCCGCAGCGCGCACGAGCAGTGGTTCGACGCCGTCACCGACCCGGGCGTGGCCACCGGCGAGCGGCCGTTGCGGCAGCGCCGCCGGGCGACCTCCGTGTACCGGGCGCCGTTCCAGCTGCTGATGCGCCTGGAGTCGCTCGACTCCGGCGCGGTCACCACCGTCCAGCACCTGCTCCAGCCGGAGGACGCGGACTCCACCCGCATCTACACGCGGCTGCTGCTGTCGTCGGGCCCGGGCAACCCGCTGCCCGCGCCCGCGGACGTCGAGCGCGAGGTGGCCTCCGCCCAGCGGGTGCTCGCCGAGGACCTCGCGCTGGTGGCCCACGTGGCCGGTCAGGGGCTGCCGCTGGCGGGGCGCGACGAGCTGCACGTGCGTGCCGACCGGATGGGTGTGGCGCTGCGCCGGGCGCTGTGCGACTTCGTCCTGTCCGCGCCGCGGGTCACCCGCCGCGCCGCGTAG
- a CDS encoding DUF485 domain-containing protein, which translates to MTPPAERRLLTPEEYREAQASPEFVELKRRFRRFAFPMTVAFLAWYLLYVLLSTYAPDFMATLVFGNVNLGILLGLGQFVSTFVITHVYVAHANKRTDPISDDMRGRLEHHEYARPGGVGVTRNADETRGGQH; encoded by the coding sequence GTGACACCACCCGCTGAACGCAGGCTCCTGACGCCGGAGGAGTACCGCGAGGCCCAGGCCTCCCCGGAGTTCGTCGAGCTGAAGCGACGCTTCCGTCGCTTCGCCTTCCCGATGACCGTGGCCTTCCTGGCCTGGTACCTGCTCTACGTCCTGCTCTCGACCTACGCGCCGGACTTCATGGCCACCCTGGTCTTCGGCAACGTCAACCTCGGCATCCTGCTGGGCCTGGGCCAGTTCGTGTCGACGTTCGTCATCACGCACGTCTACGTGGCGCACGCCAACAAGCGCACCGACCCGATCTCCGACGACATGCGTGGGCGGCTGGAGCACCACGAGTACGCGCGCCCCGGTGGTGTCGGTGTCACCCGGAACGCCGACGAGACCCGCGGAGGACAGCACTGA
- a CDS encoding solute symporter family protein, with protein MLFAAPAAPATTTVGNPAVNISIFGAFVLVTLAITFKASRNNKSAADYYAAGRNISGTQNGLAIAGDYLSAASFLGIAGAIAIYGYDGFLYSVGFLVAWLVALLLVAELMRNTARYTMADVLAFRMRQRPVRTAAATSTLVVSLFYLLAQMAGAGALVTLLLGVTGELAQAVVVILVGALMMVYVLVGGMRGTTYVQIIKATLLIAGAAVMTVWVLGKYGFNLSALLGGAVETSATQATPRDVLSPGGQYGATSISKLDFISLALALVFGTAGLPHVLMRFYTVPTAKDARRSVVWAIWLIGIFYLFSLVIGYGAGALVGADTILAAPGAVNAAAPLLAFELGGTILLGVIAGVAFATILAVVAGLTITASASFAHDIYASVIKKGQGNPEAEVKVARIAAVVIGAISIGLGILALQAGLNIAFLVALAFAIAASANLPTIIYTLFWQRFTTQGALWSIYGGLIACVTLILFSPVVSGAPVNPATGKSPSLIQNVDFSWFPLNNPGLVSIPLSFFLGWLGTKLSKEQPDELKNAELEVRALTGIGAEKAVAH; from the coding sequence ATGCTCTTCGCTGCCCCCGCCGCTCCGGCGACGACCACCGTCGGGAACCCGGCGGTCAACATCTCGATCTTCGGGGCCTTCGTCCTCGTCACGCTGGCCATCACCTTCAAGGCCAGCCGCAACAACAAGAGCGCGGCCGACTACTACGCCGCCGGCCGCAACATCAGCGGCACCCAGAACGGCCTGGCCATCGCGGGTGACTACCTGTCGGCCGCGTCGTTCCTCGGCATCGCCGGCGCCATCGCCATCTACGGCTACGACGGCTTCCTGTACTCCGTCGGCTTCCTCGTCGCCTGGCTGGTCGCCCTCCTGCTCGTCGCCGAGCTCATGCGCAACACGGCGCGGTACACGATGGCCGACGTGCTGGCCTTCCGGATGCGCCAGCGGCCCGTCCGCACCGCGGCGGCGACCTCGACCCTCGTGGTCAGCCTCTTCTACCTGCTCGCCCAGATGGCCGGCGCCGGCGCGCTGGTCACTCTCCTGCTCGGTGTCACCGGAGAGCTGGCGCAGGCGGTCGTCGTGATCCTCGTCGGTGCGCTGATGATGGTCTACGTGCTCGTCGGTGGCATGCGCGGCACGACCTACGTGCAGATCATCAAGGCGACACTGCTCATCGCCGGCGCCGCCGTGATGACGGTCTGGGTGCTGGGCAAGTACGGCTTCAACCTCTCCGCGCTGCTCGGCGGCGCGGTCGAGACCTCGGCGACCCAGGCCACACCGCGCGACGTCCTGTCCCCGGGGGGCCAGTACGGCGCCACCAGCATCTCGAAGCTGGACTTCATCTCGCTGGCGCTCGCGCTGGTGTTCGGGACGGCCGGCCTGCCGCACGTGCTGATGCGCTTCTACACCGTGCCGACGGCGAAGGACGCCCGTCGCTCGGTGGTCTGGGCGATCTGGCTGATCGGCATCTTCTACCTGTTCAGCCTGGTGATCGGCTACGGCGCGGGCGCGCTGGTCGGCGCGGACACCATCCTGGCGGCGCCCGGAGCGGTCAACGCGGCAGCGCCGCTGCTGGCCTTCGAGCTCGGCGGCACGATCCTGCTCGGCGTCATCGCCGGCGTCGCGTTCGCGACGATCCTCGCGGTGGTCGCCGGCCTGACGATCACCGCGTCGGCGTCCTTCGCGCACGACATCTACGCCTCGGTCATCAAGAAGGGCCAGGGGAACCCGGAGGCCGAGGTCAAGGTGGCCCGGATCGCCGCGGTCGTGATCGGCGCCATCTCCATCGGGTTGGGCATCCTGGCGCTGCAGGCCGGGCTGAACATCGCCTTCCTGGTGGCTCTGGCGTTCGCCATCGCCGCCTCGGCGAACCTGCCGACGATCATCTACACCCTGTTCTGGCAGCGGTTCACCACGCAGGGCGCGCTCTGGTCGATCTACGGCGGCCTGATCGCCTGCGTGACGCTCATCCTGTTCTCGCCGGTGGTGTCCGGGGCGCCCGTCAACCCGGCGACCGGCAAGAGCCCGTCGCTGATCCAGAACGTCGACTTCTCCTGGTTCCCGCTGAACAACCCCGGCCTCGTGTCCATCCCGCTGTCGTTCTTCCTCGGCTGGCTCGGCACGAAGCTGTCCAAGGAGCAGCCCGACGAGCTCAAGAACGCCGAGCTCGAGGTGCGGGCACTCACCGGGATCGGTGCGGAGAAGGCCGTCGCCCACTGA